In the genome of Dermacentor silvarum isolate Dsil-2018 chromosome 1, BIME_Dsil_1.4, whole genome shotgun sequence, one region contains:
- the LOC125941165 gene encoding inner centromere protein A-like — translation MLQNEEEYNEAGAELDSQLEEVDSQHGDGSGSFMEPRSQATPSPSDSQALLSATKAASQVDSSHVSTSQAAVRTEPVRGKKRQEQAADFEFLEKRMHHDLLMKEKECAMEARRLALEERRLAWEEERTRAELQLKEKEMEMKAQERTEERRMLAEQRAREQKERTEEHNKVLAQQQCLLSILERVLEKINK, via the exons ATGCTTCAGAATGAGGAAGAATACAACGAGGCAGGGGCAGAATTGGACTCCCAGCTGGAGGAAGTAGACTCGCAGCATGGCGACGGTAGTGGCAGCTTCATGGAGCCAAGAAGCCAGGCGACGCCATCTCCATCCGATAGCCAGGCACTGCTGTCTGCAACTAAAGCAGCCTCTCAGGTGGACAGCTCGCACGTGTCAACATCACAAGCGGCTGTGCGGACTGAGCCAGTACGAG GAAAGAAAAGGCAGGAGCAGGCTGCAGATTTTGAGTTTTTAGAAAAGCGTATGCATCATGACCTGCTCATGAAAGAAAAGGAGTGCGCCATGGAGGCCAGGCGTTTGGCTCTTGAAGAGAGGAGGCTGGCGTGGGAAGAAGAACGGACTCGGGCTGAGCTGCAGCTGAAGGAAAAAGAGATGGAAATGAAGGCgcaagaacgaacagaagaaagGAGAATGCTCGCTGAGCAAAGAGCGCGGGAGCAGAAGGAGAGGACAGAGGAGCACAACAAGGTTCTTGCTCAGCAACAATGCCTGCTGAGTATTCTGGAAAGAGTTCtagaaaaaataaacaagtaa